The following are from one region of the Francisella opportunistica genome:
- a CDS encoding IS630 transposase-related protein yields MTYSLYFRKKVLSIKESEGLTYQATADRFKIGKNSVYLWSKQIKPKATKSRPEIKVTQTELLEDVRAYCDDYQYERAERFGVSQSCICYALQRLETGVMDFYEKVKAKKFSMC; encoded by the coding sequence ATGACCTATTCACTATATTTTCGTAAGAAAGTGTTATCGATAAAAGAGTCGGAAGGTTTAACCTACCAAGCTACAGCAGATAGATTTAAAATTGGTAAAAACTCAGTATATTTATGGAGTAAACAAATTAAACCCAAGGCTACCAAATCTAGACCTGAAATTAAAGTAACCCAAACAGAGTTACTTGAAGATGTAAGAGCTTACTGTGATGATTATCAATATGAAAGAGCAGAACGCTTTGGAGTAAGCCAAAGCTGTATATGCTATGCTTTACAAAGGTTAGAAACTGGAGTTATGGACTTTTACGAAAAAGTTAAAGCGAAAAAGTTTTCTATGTGTTAA
- a CDS encoding CPBP family intramembrane glutamic endopeptidase, giving the protein MLNLIFIYLAYILAITSVLSLWTRFKAFGYITVTSSLIFASLGAIVSLTGLLVITIIIIFIHLSFYFKSKKGFSLFFFGITAVILFLNYIHFFPGFNNICIIKNVQISKDAIPFSLYLNYSSIIPTYFLLLFSSEIRLLKNLSKLFSVIKSGVFYGLIAVCILIPISYLFDFIKFDFKLTHYTLVFIFVNLIFTCLSEEIFWRGFIQSRLQKYFNPIIAVIFTSIAFAFIHIAFAGTRFALLAFIASLIYGIAYSKTKKIEVNIICHYLVNIGQFIFFTYPILAKAYLL; this is encoded by the coding sequence ATGCTCAATTTAATATTCATATACTTAGCGTATATCTTAGCTATCACTTCTGTTTTATCATTATGGACAAGATTTAAGGCTTTTGGCTATATTACAGTTACATCTTCTCTAATTTTTGCATCATTAGGAGCAATAGTAAGTTTAACTGGGCTTTTAGTAATTACCATAATAATTATTTTTATTCATTTAAGCTTTTATTTTAAAAGTAAAAAAGGCTTTAGTTTATTTTTCTTTGGAATCACTGCAGTAATTCTATTTCTTAACTACATCCATTTTTTTCCTGGTTTTAATAATATATGTATAATTAAAAACGTTCAAATTTCAAAAGATGCTATTCCTTTTAGCTTATATTTAAATTATAGCTCTATTATACCAACATATTTTTTATTACTTTTTTCGTCAGAAATTAGGCTTTTGAAAAATTTGAGTAAACTATTTTCAGTTATAAAATCAGGGGTTTTTTATGGCTTAATAGCAGTTTGCATCCTAATTCCTATAAGCTACTTATTTGACTTCATAAAATTTGATTTTAAACTAACGCACTATACTTTAGTATTTATTTTTGTAAATCTCATATTTACATGTCTATCTGAGGAAATCTTCTGGAGAGGCTTTATTCAATCTAGGCTCCAAAAATATTTTAACCCAATTATAGCCGTAATATTCACATCAATTGCATTTGCATTTATTCATATCGCATTTGCAGGAACTCGCTTTGCATTACTAGCATTTATAGCTAGCCTTATATATGGTATCGCATATTCTAAGACAAAAAAGATTGAAGTAAATATTATTTGTCATTATCTCGTCAATATTGGTCAGTTTATATTCTTTACTTACCCGATATTAGCTAAAGCTTATCTCTTATAA
- a CDS encoding aromatic amino acid transport family protein → MKSLRNFDSFDFGWLVVSVGMAVGAGIVLVPVSVGVVGFAVFVVSILIAYPGIYLFQKLYIQTLFAAKQPRPYKETVAELLGGKWATFLGALYLLMMLTWTIIYAEVVAKSLAAYLYMFKLTANPHLEHNALYSAVLMIALIFIGMKSQKLFVRVSTFLVVILIVAIILASVFLIPLWSFNNVLQLPVDSGEFIAKSIIMLPFSLTSILFIQSLSPMVIGYRLHYCKKDKDFVLAKTVRTMTLAFIILVVIIGFYVLSFSLVIPRADALEATQHNQSAFILLEKQGLSNGMLYICGIIISLCAILTSFLSVLAGMEESLKGLLRKTATRLGLKDDAKHILSLNTLVIVIIFLLTWLSIVFDAPVYKLVPLSGPVFGILGCLVPAYIVFKLPGLVRYRTKSIYFVIFVGIILVISPLLTSALS, encoded by the coding sequence ATGAAGAGTTTACGTAATTTTGATAGCTTTGATTTTGGTTGGCTAGTTGTCAGTGTTGGCATGGCTGTTGGTGCTGGAATAGTTTTGGTTCCAGTAAGTGTTGGTGTGGTTGGTTTTGCTGTCTTTGTAGTATCGATACTTATAGCATATCCAGGTATTTATCTTTTTCAGAAGCTATATATTCAGACTTTATTTGCTGCTAAACAACCAAGGCCATATAAGGAAACTGTCGCTGAGCTATTAGGTGGTAAGTGGGCAACTTTTTTAGGGGCATTGTATCTATTAATGATGCTAACATGGACTATAATCTACGCTGAAGTTGTAGCAAAGTCTCTAGCGGCTTATTTATATATGTTTAAACTTACTGCTAACCCACATCTTGAGCATAATGCTTTGTACAGTGCTGTTTTGATGATAGCACTAATTTTCATAGGTATGAAAAGTCAGAAGCTTTTTGTCAGAGTATCAACTTTTTTAGTAGTTATTTTAATTGTGGCAATTATTTTGGCATCGGTTTTTTTAATTCCGTTATGGTCATTTAATAATGTTTTACAGTTACCTGTTGATAGTGGCGAGTTTATCGCTAAAAGTATTATAATGTTACCATTTTCTTTGACATCGATCTTATTTATTCAATCATTAAGCCCTATGGTAATAGGCTATAGGCTGCATTATTGTAAAAAAGACAAAGACTTTGTTTTAGCTAAGACTGTTAGGACAATGACTTTAGCATTTATTATCTTAGTTGTTATTATTGGCTTTTATGTACTTTCATTTTCATTAGTTATCCCAAGAGCAGATGCGTTAGAAGCTACACAACATAATCAATCAGCATTTATACTTTTAGAAAAACAAGGCTTATCTAATGGTATGTTGTATATATGTGGAATTATAATTAGTTTATGCGCTATTTTAACTTCGTTTTTGAGTGTTTTAGCAGGTATGGAAGAATCCCTAAAAGGATTATTGAGAAAAACTGCAACAAGACTAGGTTTAAAAGATGATGCTAAGCATATTTTAAGCTTAAATACACTTGTAATAGTTATAATTTTTCTACTAACATGGCTTTCAATAGTTTTTGATGCACCAGTATATAAATTAGTGCCTTTATCTGGACCTGTATTTGGTATATTAGGCTGTTTAGTGCCAGCATATATTGTTTTTAAATTACCTGGCCTTGTGAGATATCGTACAAAAAGTATCTATTTTGTCATTTTCGTTGGAATTATATTAGTAATATCACCACTTTTGACTTCAGCTTTGTCTTAG
- a CDS encoding glutamine synthetase beta-grasp domain-containing protein, whose translation MKVITAEYIWVDGSDPVPHLRSKARVLPFKEFETPDDFPEWSFDGSSTNQATGDNSDCILKPVNFVIDPLRDYGYLVLCEVYNPDGQTPHKTNNRAKLRALLDSAEDHQMWAGFEQEYTMFKDGRPLGWPTTGFPGPQGPYYCSAGANKAFGRDLVEAHMQACLESGILFYGINAEVMPGQWEFQIGYRGVDGEDAGILNVADHTQLARWLLERLGEEYGITISFDNKPIKGDWNGAGLHTNFSTKKTRDPKEGRKAIEYIVKNLEKNHSIDIKNYGFNLHERLTGLHETCDINTFKVGDADRGSSIRVPRPVALKGYGYFEDRRPGANSDPYLVAIALATATIS comes from the coding sequence ATGAAAGTAATAACCGCAGAATACATATGGGTTGATGGTTCAGATCCTGTACCTCATCTTAGATCTAAAGCAAGAGTTTTACCTTTTAAAGAATTTGAGACTCCAGATGACTTCCCAGAATGGAGTTTTGATGGTTCTTCAACAAACCAAGCTACAGGTGATAACTCAGATTGTATTCTTAAACCTGTTAACTTTGTAATTGACCCGCTAAGAGACTATGGCTATTTAGTATTATGTGAGGTTTATAACCCAGATGGACAAACTCCACACAAGACAAATAATCGAGCAAAACTAAGAGCTCTTTTAGATAGTGCCGAAGATCATCAGATGTGGGCGGGCTTTGAGCAAGAATATACAATGTTCAAAGATGGTCGTCCATTAGGCTGGCCGACAACTGGTTTCCCAGGACCTCAAGGACCTTACTACTGTAGTGCTGGAGCAAACAAAGCTTTTGGCCGTGACTTAGTTGAAGCTCATATGCAGGCTTGTCTAGAATCAGGAATTTTATTCTATGGTATAAATGCTGAAGTTATGCCAGGACAATGGGAATTTCAAATTGGTTATAGAGGTGTAGATGGTGAAGATGCTGGTATACTAAATGTTGCAGATCATACTCAACTTGCTAGATGGTTATTAGAGAGGCTTGGTGAAGAATATGGTATTACCATTTCATTTGATAATAAGCCTATCAAAGGTGATTGGAATGGTGCTGGACTTCATACAAACTTCTCAACGAAGAAAACTAGAGATCCTAAAGAGGGTAGAAAAGCTATTGAATACATAGTTAAGAATCTAGAGAAAAACCATAGTATCGATATCAAAAATTATGGTTTTAATCTTCATGAGCGATTAACCGGACTTCATGAGACTTGTGATATCAATACTTTCAAAGTTGGAGATGCTGATAGAGGTTCTTCTATTAGAGTCCCAAGACCAGTTGCTTTAAAAGGCTATGGCTACTTTGAAGATAGAAGACCAGGGGCAAACTCAGATCCATATTTAGTAGCTATAGCTCTTGCGACAGCTACTATTAGCTAA
- the purH gene encoding bifunctional phosphoribosylaminoimidazolecarboxamide formyltransferase/IMP cyclohydrolase, translated as MSKIKRVLISVSDKTGIIEFAKELNKYNIEILSTGGTSKTLKNAGINVTDVSEHTKFPEIMNGRVKTLHPLIHGGILADRDNPEHIEAMLKNHIGQIDMVVVNLYPFVNTVKSGADFDTCIENIDIGGPSMVRSCAKNHKHTTIVTNPNQYALVIQEMANNDGQTTLQTRREFAKEAFAHTAEYDSHIANWFSKELAEEYPQKLFSVGTLKQVLRYGENPHQKAAVYSTDSESISITNAKQLQGKELSYNNLNDADGAFEMVCEYSKPSCAIIKHANPCGIASGKNAYQAWTKALACDPISAFGGIVAFNCEVDKEFAESLGKMFLEVIIAPSYTQEALDILAAKKNLRVLATGKVFDNKSSPMISKNIHGGILSQSYDNGSVEINDCKVVTDRAPTDKEWADLIFASKAVKYVKSNAIVYARDTQTVGIGAGQMSRVDSARIGAEKAQAHQGAKGSVVASDAFFPFADGLEECIKAGATAVIQPGGSKNDQEVIDAANKAGIAMVFTGMRHFRH; from the coding sequence ATGTCAAAAATAAAAAGGGTACTAATATCTGTATCTGATAAAACAGGTATCATCGAGTTTGCTAAAGAGTTAAACAAATATAATATTGAAATACTTTCAACAGGTGGAACTTCAAAAACCCTTAAAAATGCTGGAATAAATGTAACAGATGTTTCAGAGCATACAAAATTTCCCGAAATAATGAATGGTCGTGTCAAAACTCTACACCCTCTAATTCATGGGGGTATTTTAGCTGATAGAGATAATCCCGAGCATATCGAGGCAATGCTAAAAAATCACATTGGACAAATAGATATGGTAGTCGTTAATCTATACCCTTTTGTAAATACGGTTAAATCTGGTGCTGACTTTGATACCTGTATTGAAAATATTGATATTGGTGGACCTTCTATGGTGCGCTCATGTGCAAAAAACCACAAACATACTACTATTGTTACCAACCCTAACCAATATGCCCTAGTTATCCAAGAAATGGCTAATAATGATGGTCAAACAACATTACAAACTCGTCGTGAGTTTGCCAAAGAAGCTTTTGCTCATACAGCTGAGTATGATAGTCATATCGCTAACTGGTTCAGTAAAGAATTAGCTGAAGAATACCCACAAAAGCTTTTCTCAGTAGGTACTCTTAAGCAAGTCCTAAGATATGGTGAAAACCCTCATCAAAAAGCTGCCGTATACTCTACAGACAGCGAAAGTATTAGCATTACTAACGCCAAACAGCTCCAAGGCAAAGAGTTATCGTATAACAACCTCAATGATGCTGATGGTGCTTTTGAAATGGTTTGTGAATATTCTAAACCTTCATGTGCAATTATCAAGCACGCTAACCCTTGTGGTATTGCTTCTGGTAAAAATGCTTATCAAGCTTGGACAAAAGCTCTAGCTTGCGACCCAATTTCAGCATTTGGTGGCATTGTTGCATTTAACTGTGAAGTTGATAAAGAATTTGCCGAGTCTCTTGGTAAGATGTTTTTAGAAGTAATAATCGCGCCATCTTATACCCAAGAAGCTTTAGATATTTTGGCAGCTAAGAAAAATTTACGCGTCCTAGCAACAGGCAAAGTTTTTGATAATAAATCATCACCTATGATAAGTAAAAATATCCACGGCGGCATTCTGTCACAGTCTTATGATAATGGTAGTGTTGAAATAAATGACTGCAAGGTTGTCACTGATAGAGCTCCTACTGATAAGGAATGGGCTGATTTAATCTTTGCATCGAAAGCTGTGAAATATGTCAAATCAAATGCAATTGTCTATGCTAGAGATACTCAAACAGTAGGAATTGGTGCTGGACAGATGAGCCGAGTTGATTCTGCGCGTATTGGTGCTGAAAAAGCACAAGCTCACCAAGGCGCTAAAGGCTCAGTAGTTGCTTCGGATGCTTTCTTTCCTTTTGCTGATGGTCTAGAAGAGTGTATCAAAGCTGGAGCAACAGCAGTAATCCAACCAGGTGGTTCAAAAAATGACCAAGAAGTTATCGATGCTGCGAATAAAGCTGGTATTGCTATGGTCTTTACTGGGATGAGACATTTTAGACATTAA
- a CDS encoding transposase: protein MNQLEMISLNDLVPRNHIYRKFVSIWNFKNVAKKLKKFEKDNPYKGYGMLRLFKCLLLQFMEDLSDRELEKYLQENNAAKWFCEFTLLEKTPDHSVFCKFRKNIGTRFISEIFNDLRKQLKQQGFINEVFSFVDASHLIAKANLWKERDKAIKEKYEKLNNEILPKVAIDKQARIGCKGKDKFWYGYKKHTSVDMQSGLINKVAVTPANVTDAKGIKYVCPDGGAIYADKGYCTKYANKTARDNCCDLKAIKKNNMLGKNHDQDSWFSAIRSPYERVFAHQDKRVRYRGVSKNHFAELMKSICFNLKRLVVLDPLNLCLN, encoded by the coding sequence GATTTGGAATTTTAAAAATGTTGCTAAGAAATTAAAGAAGTTTGAAAAAGATAACCCTTATAAAGGTTATGGAATGCTACGTTTATTTAAATGTTTGCTATTACAATTTATGGAAGATCTTAGCGATAGAGAATTAGAGAAATATCTACAAGAGAATAACGCAGCAAAATGGTTTTGTGAATTTACATTATTAGAAAAAACTCCCGATCATAGTGTATTTTGTAAATTTAGAAAGAATATAGGTACTCGTTTTATATCGGAAATTTTTAATGATTTAAGAAAGCAATTAAAACAACAAGGATTTATCAATGAAGTCTTTAGTTTTGTTGATGCTAGTCACTTAATAGCTAAAGCTAATCTTTGGAAAGAAAGAGATAAAGCTATCAAAGAGAAATATGAAAAGTTAAATAATGAAATACTTCCTAAAGTAGCTATAGATAAGCAAGCACGTATAGGCTGTAAAGGTAAAGATAAATTTTGGTATGGTTATAAGAAACATACTAGTGTAGATATGCAGAGTGGACTGATTAATAAAGTAGCTGTGACACCTGCCAACGTTACAGATGCAAAGGGTATAAAATATGTTTGCCCTGATGGTGGTGCGATTTATGCTGATAAGGGATACTGTACAAAATATGCTAACAAAACTGCCAGGGATAACTGTTGTGACCTTAAAGCCATAAAGAAGAATAATATGCTTGGTAAAAACCATGATCAAGACAGTTGGTTTAGTGCTATACGTTCACCTTATGAAAGAGTGTTTGCTCATCAGGATAAACGTGTTAGATATAGAGGAGTTTCAAAAAATCACTTTGCTGAACTGATGAAATCTATTTGCTTCAATCTTAAGCGACTTGTAGTGCTTGACCCACTCAATTTGTGCTTGAACTAG
- the glsA gene encoding glutaminase A — MKTIMIKTTSSGEDYYKNIFNAICDKDGFITKIDILEILNDSGITIDDPRIKKLKTELDSLTVIDKIDFNTFLEIAFESINLIEKSVNKGFIIPNFKDFKKEIEAIYNETKKNESGKNADYIPQLARVDPNLFAVAFCSVDGQMITLGDYLQPYCVQSTAKTITYCIATEENGEDKVHQHVGREPSGITFNAIALNKYDLPHNPMINSGAIMMCSLIKPEWNLADRFEYITNVWQDLAGGEPIGFDNAVYHSEKETADRNYALAHFMKEVGAFPEGTNIYTALDFYFQTCSIQVNAKKMAKIMASIANGGICPFTSKKIFSPTTIRNCLSMMYSCGMYDFSGEYAFSVGLPAKSGVSGALAIAIPNVGGFAIFSPRLDSNHNSVRGVEFSKRLIEKFSFHNYDHITHCDKINPVENRMVVESNLTFELIWAASAGDLSEVKRAVALGVDINKGDYDKRTALHLAAAEGHEDIVKYLIRKGAEVNATDRWGKKPIEDAIMNNNTSIIELLDKS; from the coding sequence ATGAAAACAATAATGATTAAAACTACATCTAGTGGCGAAGACTATTATAAAAATATTTTTAATGCTATCTGTGATAAAGATGGTTTTATAACAAAAATAGATATTTTAGAGATTTTAAATGATTCTGGCATTACTATTGACGATCCACGTATCAAAAAACTAAAAACAGAACTAGATAGCTTAACAGTTATTGATAAGATTGATTTTAATACATTCCTAGAGATTGCATTTGAAAGTATAAATCTTATTGAAAAATCAGTTAATAAAGGTTTTATAATACCTAATTTTAAGGATTTTAAAAAAGAAATCGAAGCTATATATAACGAAACTAAAAAAAATGAATCTGGTAAGAATGCAGACTATATTCCTCAGTTAGCAAGAGTTGATCCTAATCTTTTTGCTGTGGCTTTTTGTAGTGTCGATGGTCAGATGATTACCTTAGGAGATTATCTACAACCTTACTGTGTACAGTCAACTGCAAAAACTATTACATACTGTATAGCCACTGAAGAAAATGGTGAAGATAAAGTTCACCAACATGTTGGCAGAGAACCAAGTGGTATTACCTTTAATGCTATAGCATTAAACAAGTACGACCTACCTCATAACCCAATGATAAATTCTGGTGCTATCATGATGTGCTCACTAATTAAACCAGAATGGAATCTTGCTGATAGATTTGAATACATTACTAATGTTTGGCAAGATTTAGCAGGTGGTGAACCTATTGGCTTTGACAATGCTGTATATCACTCAGAAAAAGAAACTGCCGATAGAAATTATGCTCTAGCTCATTTTATGAAAGAGGTAGGTGCTTTTCCAGAGGGCACAAACATCTACACTGCATTAGATTTCTATTTCCAAACTTGCTCTATTCAAGTCAATGCCAAAAAAATGGCAAAAATTATGGCATCTATTGCTAATGGCGGCATATGCCCCTTTACTAGCAAAAAAATATTTTCGCCAACAACAATTCGTAACTGCTTATCAATGATGTATTCTTGCGGTATGTATGATTTCTCTGGCGAATATGCCTTCTCTGTTGGATTACCAGCAAAGTCTGGAGTCTCTGGAGCTCTAGCTATAGCTATCCCAAATGTTGGTGGTTTTGCAATATTTTCTCCTCGCCTAGATTCTAATCATAATTCTGTTAGAGGTGTTGAATTTAGTAAAAGGCTAATAGAGAAGTTTAGTTTCCATAACTACGACCATATAACTCATTGTGACAAAATAAATCCTGTTGAGAATAGAATGGTTGTTGAGTCAAACTTAACTTTTGAACTAATTTGGGCAGCAAGTGCTGGCGATTTATCTGAAGTAAAAAGAGCCGTTGCCTTAGGTGTTGATATTAACAAAGGTGATTATGATAAAAGAACAGCGCTTCACCTAGCTGCTGCCGAAGGCCATGAAGATATTGTTAAATATCTTATCCGTAAAGGTGCTGAGGTTAATGCTACAGACAGATGGGGCAAAAAGCCAATAGAAGATGCTATAATGAATAATAACACTTCTATAATTGAACTGTTAGACAAATCCTAA
- the holA gene encoding DNA polymerase III subunit delta, protein MELSYFDLLQKNDLTAYKLFIITGDEPLQRHNAIEKIINQFKAKSYEINYQDLNEQNIDVLYNEVDSLSLFTINKFIQFNFDKPPQKKLQQALVDKLINDDDNVYLLVFSGMKKQNTTVKWFQSLEHKAIHIRIFQPNLDNAINIINYETQQVGLNLTKEATQLLALKTEGNLVATKQIIKLLARQNSQVFDENTIRPFLHEHASFDVFDLSEAILSQHKSKALKILNSILNENDKPPLVLWALKRELRILSQLKNTQATYHQKIFKDNNIWSAKQKFYTSLANKLSSKKISAGLEKCLDTDLCIKGARKGNIQLKLNEIVFDIF, encoded by the coding sequence ATGGAATTAAGTTATTTTGATCTACTGCAAAAAAATGATCTCACAGCCTACAAACTTTTTATCATAACAGGTGATGAACCTCTACAAAGACATAACGCTATTGAAAAAATAATTAATCAGTTTAAAGCTAAAAGTTATGAAATCAATTATCAGGATTTAAATGAACAAAATATAGATGTTTTGTATAACGAAGTTGATAGCCTTAGCTTATTTACAATAAATAAATTTATCCAATTTAATTTTGATAAGCCTCCACAAAAAAAACTCCAACAAGCATTAGTCGATAAGCTTATAAACGATGATGATAATGTTTACTTACTTGTTTTCAGTGGTATGAAAAAGCAAAACACTACAGTGAAGTGGTTTCAAAGCTTAGAGCATAAGGCTATTCATATTCGTATTTTTCAACCAAATTTAGATAATGCCATAAATATCATAAATTATGAAACACAACAAGTCGGCTTAAACCTTACAAAAGAAGCAACACAACTCTTAGCTCTAAAGACTGAAGGTAACTTGGTAGCAACAAAGCAAATCATAAAACTACTCGCACGCCAAAATAGCCAAGTCTTTGATGAAAATACAATTCGTCCTTTTCTACATGAGCATGCTAGTTTTGATGTATTTGATCTTTCTGAAGCAATCCTTTCTCAACACAAAAGCAAAGCACTAAAGATACTCAATAGCATCCTAAACGAAAATGACAAGCCGCCTCTTGTACTCTGGGCTTTAAAAAGAGAGTTAAGAATACTTTCTCAACTTAAGAATACTCAAGCAACTTATCATCAAAAGATCTTTAAAGATAATAATATCTGGTCAGCTAAACAGAAGTTTTATACTAGTTTAGCAAATAAGCTTAGTTCTAAAAAAATTTCAGCAGGGCTGGAAAAATGTCTTGATACTGATCTATGTATCAAAGGTGCGAGAAAAGGCAATATCCAGCTTAAACTTAATGAAATTGTTTTTGATATTTTCTAA
- a CDS encoding lipocalin family protein, with protein sequence MKKLVVVLLTTALILLSGCVSKPANINPVKNFQADKYLGKWYEIARFDNSFEKGMINVYADYSLNPDGTIKVVNSGITPSTGKRSYATGVAKFVENKNIGYLKVSFFRPFYGAYVVFKLDDDYKYAYVAGADKDYLWLLARTQTVPQNIKDDFINRAKALGYDTDKLVWVKQ encoded by the coding sequence ATGAAAAAGTTAGTTGTAGTACTGCTAACAACAGCGCTAATATTGCTGTCAGGTTGTGTAAGCAAACCAGCAAATATCAACCCTGTCAAAAACTTTCAAGCGGATAAATATCTTGGTAAATGGTATGAGATAGCAAGGTTTGATAATAGTTTTGAAAAGGGTATGATAAATGTCTATGCTGACTATAGTTTAAACCCGGATGGAACTATAAAAGTAGTAAATAGTGGTATCACACCATCAACTGGTAAGAGAAGCTATGCTACAGGAGTTGCTAAATTTGTTGAAAATAAAAATATTGGCTACCTTAAAGTATCTTTCTTTAGACCTTTCTATGGGGCGTATGTAGTATTTAAACTTGATGATGATTATAAATATGCTTATGTGGCCGGTGCCGATAAAGATTATTTATGGCTACTTGCTCGAACACAAACAGTGCCACAAAATATCAAAGATGACTTTATTAACCGAGCAAAAGCTTTAGGTTATGATACTGATAAACTAGTTTGGGTTAAACAGTAA
- a CDS encoding IS256 family transposase: MSKNKKSEDIYSAIADQIIDSGVDVNQMFEKDGLLKQLTKRLLEKALDTEMNSHLGYSKHQRSNSSNARNGYSNKSLSTDTGNIDISIPRDRDSNFESQIVPKRVTKINGLDQKIISLYAKGMSTTDIQQQLFELYDTKISTSFISDVTEAIIDDVKAWQNRPLESVYPIVFFDCIVVKVREDKHIINKAVYVALGISLTGHKDVLGLWISQNEGAKYWLGVFTELKNRGLQDIFIACTDNLKGMSDAIQAIYPDTKHQLCIVHQIRNSLKYVPYKDKKEVARELKKIYDADTIEIAESELDNFANKYDTKYPLISKSWVNNWDNLTVFLQYPEKIRKFIYTTNAIESLNSQFRKVIKNKKLFPKDDSVFKSLYLAIDYLTKKWSMPVRYWNEAMPYFAIEFEHRIQRFM; encoded by the coding sequence ATGTCTAAGAATAAGAAGTCAGAAGATATTTACTCAGCTATTGCAGATCAAATAATAGATTCAGGTGTTGATGTTAATCAAATGTTTGAGAAAGATGGTTTGCTAAAGCAACTAACAAAACGATTATTAGAAAAAGCACTAGATACAGAAATGAATAGTCATCTTGGCTACTCAAAGCATCAACGCAGTAACTCTTCAAATGCTAGAAATGGCTATAGTAATAAAAGTTTATCTACGGATACTGGTAATATAGATATATCGATTCCTAGAGATAGAGATAGTAACTTTGAGTCTCAAATAGTTCCCAAAAGAGTAACAAAGATAAATGGATTAGACCAAAAAATTATATCTTTGTATGCTAAAGGTATGAGTACTACAGATATCCAACAACAGTTATTTGAGTTATATGATACAAAGATAAGTACAAGCTTTATAAGTGATGTTACAGAAGCTATTATTGATGATGTTAAAGCGTGGCAAAATAGACCTTTAGAGTCAGTTTATCCAATAGTGTTTTTTGACTGTATAGTCGTTAAAGTTAGAGAAGACAAGCATATTATTAATAAAGCTGTGTATGTAGCTCTTGGCATATCGTTAACTGGTCATAAGGATGTATTAGGTCTTTGGATCAGTCAAAATGAAGGTGCTAAATATTGGCTAGGAGTATTTACTGAATTAAAGAATAGAGGCTTACAGGATATATTTATAGCATGTACTGATAATTTAAAAGGCATGTCTGATGCTATACAAGCTATATACCCTGATACAAAGCATCAGCTTTGTATCGTTCATCAAATTCGTAATAGTCTTAAGTATGTGCCATATAAAGACAAGAAAGAGGTAGCTAGAGAATTAAAGAAAATATATGATGCTGATACCATTGAAATAGCCGAATCTGAGCTTGATAACTTTGCAAACAAATATGATACTAAATACCCTTTAATTTCAAAGTCATGGGTAAATAATTGGGATAATTTAACTGTATTCTTGCAATACCCTGAAAAAATTCGTAAATTTATTTACACTACTAATGCGATAGAATCGCTTAATAGTCAGTTTAGGAAAGTCATTAAGAATAAAAAGCTATTTCCTAAAGATGACTCTGTTTTCAAATCTTTATACTTGGCTATAGATTATTTGACTAAAAAATGGTCTATGCCTGTTAGATATTGGAATGAGGCTATGCCTTATTTTGCTATCGAGTTTGAGCATAGAATTCAGAGATTCATGTAA